The following DNA comes from Acholeplasma equirhinis.
AAGTATATGAAATTGAAATTTCAGATGTTGTAACCAATCTAAATTCTAATCCGTGTTCCGCTAAAAGTTCGAATGCTTCAGCAGCAATCCCTGATTGTGTACGCATTGCAGAACCAATCAGTGAAATTTTCACTAAGCCACTTGCTTGTTCAATCGTTGCTTTCGGATATAATTTTTTAAAGTTATCAAGTACTTCATTAATTGCATCTAAGTCATCAACGTGTGCTGTAAATGCAATATTCATTGTGCCATTCACTGAAGGGTTTTGGTTAATAATATCAACGTTGATTTCATTTTTAGCAAGTTCTCTAAATAAATCTGCAGTAGTTTTTGATTGATAAGGTATTTTTCTAATTGTTACCATCACAACTTTGTCTGAAACTGCAATACCAGTAACTTTTTTCTCTTCCATCTTTGAATCTTTCTCCTTAATATAAGTACCGATTTCATCGGTATGTGCAGATGCAACATATACTGTTACACCAAAATTTTGTGCGATATCAATTGATCTAGGTTCCATGACTTTAGCACCTAAGAAAGCCATTTCTTTCATTTCTTCATAATCAATTTCAAGAAGTTGTTTTGCATTTGGATAAATACGTGGATCAACCCCATAAATACCTGTTACATCTGTATATATTTCTGCAATACATTTTAATTTAGCACCAATTGCAACTGCAGTTGTATCAGACCCACCACGACCAAGTGTTGTAATTTCACCATCTTGATTAAGCCCTTGAAAACCAGCTACGATGATAATGTTACCTTCTTTAAGTTTTGATTCAATATTTGATACATTAATATCTGCTATTTTATTTTTTGTATGTACACCTTTAGTTGAAATACCCGCTTGGAAACCAGTTAATGCGATTGCATGATGTCCTTTTTCTTGCAACATCATAGCTAGCAATGCTGCAGAAACCATTTCACCTGTTGAAATTAATAAATCAACTTCACGTTTATTCGGATATTTAGAAACAGATTTTGCAAGTGATAGAAGTGAATTAGTTGTTTTGCCCATTGCGGAAACGACAACAACTAATTCATCATATTGTTCTTTTTTTCTAATGACCCTTTGTGCAACTTTTTCCATCAGTTCAATCGTTGCTAAACTTGAACCACCAAATTTCAAAACCGCTCTACTCATACTAAATGCTCATCATGGCTTAATAAATCCATGAAACTTTCTCTTTTAACAATCACTTTTGATTTACCATCTTTAACAAATACCACTGCAGGTATCGTTAAACGGTTGTAATGCGATGCCATTGAATAATGATACGCTCCAGTAGATTTAACAAGTAATAAATCATTAGGTTTAACTTCGGGCAGTAAAATATCATGAATGATGATATCCCCACTTTCACATGCTTTACCTGCTACTGTATATAATCTGTTCTTTTTTAAATCTTCTTTGCCAAAAACTAAAGCGTCATATTTAGCTTGATAAAGTGCTGTTCTAATATGATCATTCATAGAACCATCAATAAACATATAGTTTTTACCATTAATTGTTGTTTTTACTTGATTAATTGTATAAAGTGTATACCCTGCTTCACCAACAATTGATCTACCAGGTTCAATATATACTTTTTCAACTGCTAAATTTAATCTTGTCTTTATTTGATAAACTTCTTCAAGCATTTTTGGAAGCACATTCTTCAAATCTAATCTTGCATCAGATTCTAAATACTTAATTCCAAATCCACCACCAAAATTTACTTCTGTTAAATTGATTCCAGTTTTTTCTTTAATAGATGCGTAAAATTCTAACACTGTTCGCACATGATCATAAAATGAATTTTCTTCTAAAATTTGTGAACCGATATGTGAATGTGTTCCTAAAAAATTAACAAATGGATGTTTAACTAATTTCTCAATCATTGAAATTACACTTGGATCTTGAATAGATAAACCAAATTTAGAATCAAGTAAAGATGTTTTAATGTAATCATGGGTATGTGCATCAATACCCGGATTAATTCTTAACATTACCTTTGGAATATGTTTTTCATTCACTAATTCCATTAACATATCAGCTTCATATGGATTATCCAGTACAATAACACCTATTTTGAATTGAAGTGCTACATCTAATTCTTCTTTTGTTTTATTGTTTCCATGTAAGGCAATATGTTCACTTGGAAAACCAGCTTTTAATGCAGTATATACTTCACCTTGAGATACACAATCTAACCAAAGCCCTTCTGAATGAATTAATTCTGCCATTCCAATTGTTAAAAAAGCTTTAGATGCATAAATAACATCCGTCTTTAACTCAGGATGTTTGAAATGTTTTTTAAATGTTTGGCATTGTTCTCTGATTTTATCTTCATCAAAAATATAAAGCGGTGTTTGATAAGTATTTTTAAGTTGTTCTAGCGTGACGCCACCAATTTTTGTCATAATATCTCCTTTAAAAAAGAAAAATCACGGCAAAAGCCAGTGATCGAACAACTAAACTCTTGCCTAGCCCCATAGAATGCGCACTTCATATAACATTAGGCTTGTTATATGAAACAGTGATGCATTTGTTCAATGCATCCCCAGCAAATAAAAATATTTGCTTCGGCGGTTACACCTTTCATCACTTACTATTTGTTAACCGCAGCCTCATTAAATGAGATGATTTAATTTAAAAACATTATAACATGTAAATGATATTTACAACTATAAATAAGCAATAAATCTTAAATTTCACAGATTTGATTTATAATTTTAGTAACAAAGGTACATTTATTAATCAAAAGGGGGAGATTTGAATTGAATAATAATAACCGTATTTTACTCATCGTAGGAGCAGTTTTACTGATTTTTGTAGTTATATTCGCAGGTGTCTGGATTGGTGCAGATACAGGAGCAGTTACTAAACGTAATGAAGTCTTGTTACGAAAGCAATCAATTTATACAGCTTATTTAGGTCGCTATGATAAAGTTCAATTTTATACTGATGCAATTAATTCAGCAGACCAACAAATTCTTTCACAAATTACATTATTAACTGAAGCAAGAGTTGCATTTGCACAAGCAAATAATAATTTAAACTTTGAACAAGCAGACGATCAAATTGAAGTAATAGAAAATACTTTTATTTCACTCGTTTCTTATATGGAACAAAATCCATCTAACTGGACGACTCTTGGTATAACTGAAGATTTCATTCAAGAATTCTCTGCATCTACAAATATGATTACCAATGCAATTGAAACATATAATGAAGCAGTCACTGATTATCATAATCATATAGAAGTTATTCCTAATAGATGGTTTTTAGGATCTTATACACATGTTGAATTTTATCAAATTCCAAGCCTTTCAACAGTTATTCCTTCATAAAATTAAATGATAATAGCTAAATTAACTAAGGTTTTATTTTCAAGTATGCTATTTAGCATGCTTTTAACCTTAGTTGCATGTGCAACTCCATATCGATCGCTTGATCAACCGACACAAGAATTTTATATAAACGATGCTGCGGATGCACTACTTCAATCTACCAAATGGTATATCTATGTGAA
Coding sequences within:
- a CDS encoding aspartate kinase; this encodes MSRAVLKFGGSSLATIELMEKVAQRVIRKKEQYDELVVVVSAMGKTTNSLLSLAKSVSKYPNKREVDLLISTGEMVSAALLAMMLQEKGHHAIALTGFQAGISTKGVHTKNKIADINVSNIESKLKEGNIIIVAGFQGLNQDGEITTLGRGGSDTTAVAIGAKLKCIAEIYTDVTGIYGVDPRIYPNAKQLLEIDYEEMKEMAFLGAKVMEPRSIDIAQNFGVTVYVASAHTDEIGTYIKEKDSKMEEKKVTGIAVSDKVVMVTIRKIPYQSKTTADLFRELAKNEINVDIINQNPSVNGTMNIAFTAHVDDLDAINEVLDNFKKLYPKATIEQASGLVKISLIGSAMRTQSGIAAEAFELLAEHGLEFRLVTTSEISISYTFDKTYKTKVVQLFAEHFNV
- the lysA gene encoding diaminopimelate decarboxylase, whose protein sequence is MTKIGGVTLEQLKNTYQTPLYIFDEDKIREQCQTFKKHFKHPELKTDVIYASKAFLTIGMAELIHSEGLWLDCVSQGEVYTALKAGFPSEHIALHGNNKTKEELDVALQFKIGVIVLDNPYEADMLMELVNEKHIPKVMLRINPGIDAHTHDYIKTSLLDSKFGLSIQDPSVISMIEKLVKHPFVNFLGTHSHIGSQILEENSFYDHVRTVLEFYASIKEKTGINLTEVNFGGGFGIKYLESDARLDLKNVLPKMLEEVYQIKTRLNLAVEKVYIEPGRSIVGEAGYTLYTINQVKTTINGKNYMFIDGSMNDHIRTALYQAKYDALVFGKEDLKKNRLYTVAGKACESGDIIIHDILLPEVKPNDLLLVKSTGAYHYSMASHYNRLTIPAVVFVKDGKSKVIVKRESFMDLLSHDEHLV
- a CDS encoding LemA family protein — protein: MNNNNRILLIVGAVLLIFVVIFAGVWIGADTGAVTKRNEVLLRKQSIYTAYLGRYDKVQFYTDAINSADQQILSQITLLTEARVAFAQANNNLNFEQADDQIEVIENTFISLVSYMEQNPSNWTTLGITEDFIQEFSASTNMITNAIETYNEAVTDYHNHIEVIPNRWFLGSYTHVEFYQIPSLSTVIPS